A stretch of Corvus hawaiiensis isolate bCorHaw1 chromosome 8, bCorHaw1.pri.cur, whole genome shotgun sequence DNA encodes these proteins:
- the XPNPEP1 gene encoding xaa-Pro aminopeptidase 1 isoform X1, whose product MSPKITTELLKQLRQVMKNPKYVQEPVQAYIVPSGDAHQSEYIAPCDCRRAFISGFDGSAGTAIVTEQHAAMWTDGRYFLQAAHQMDNNWTLMKMGLKDTPTQEDWLVSVLPEGSKVGVDPFIIPADQWKRMSKVLRSAGHDLVPVKENLIDTIWTDCPQRPCKPLITLDLSYTGVSWRDKIVALRSKMAERKVMWFVVTALDEVAWLFNLRGSDVEYNPVFFAYAVIGMNTIRLFIDGDRMMDPPVREHLQLDSTLEPEFKIQVMPYGSILSELQAVGAGFSPKEKVWLSDKASYALTEAIPKAYRYLTPYTPICIAKAVKNAAETEGMRRAHIKDAVALCELFNWLEKEVPKGTVTEIIAADKAEEFRSQQKDFVELSFATISSTGPNGAIIHYKPVPETNRTLSVNEIYLLDSGAQYKDGTTDVTRTMHFGTPSAYEKECFTYVLKGHIAVSAAIFPNGTKGHLLDSFARSALWDCGLDYLHGTGHGVGSFLNVHEGPCGISYKTFADEPLEAGMIVSDEPGYYEDGSFGIRIENVVLVIPAETKYNFKNRGSLTFEPLTLVPIQMKMIDVNLLTEKECNWVNEYHQKCREVVGAELERQGRHEALQWLLRETEPLGRVQ is encoded by the exons AGCGAGTACATTGCACCCTGTGATTGCAGAAGGGCATTCATCTCTGGATTTGATGGCTCTGCAG GTACCGCCATAGTCACTGAGCAGCACGCAGCCATGTGGACTGATGGACGCTACTTCCTGCAAGCTGCACATCAAATGGATAACAACTGGACACTCATGAAAATGG GTCTGAAAGATACACCAACTCAGGAGGATTGGCTAGTGAGTGTCCTCCCAGAAGGCTCGAAGGTGGGAGTGGACCCTTTCATTATTCCAGCGG ACCAGTGGAAGAGAATGTCCAAAGTCTTGAGAAGTGCTGGCCACGACCTTGTGCCTGTCAAAGAAAACCTGATTGATACAATCTGGACAGATTGTCCTCAACGCCCCTGCAAGCCTCTCATCACGCTTGACCTGAGTTACACAG GGGTCAGCTGGAGAGACAAAATTGTAGCCCTCCGTTCAAAAATGGCTGAGAGGAAAGTCATGTGGTTTGTGGTAACGGCCTTGGATGAAGTAGCAT GGCTTTTCAACCTTCGAGGCTCTGATGTTGAGTACAATCCAGTGTTTTTCGCATACGCTGTCATAGGAATGAACACAATCAG GCTCTTCATTGATGGTGACCGGATGATGGACCCACCTGTGAGGGAGCACTTACAGCTTGACTCCACCCTGGAGCCTGAGTTCAAAATCCAGGTGATGCCCTACGGATCTATCCTGTCGGAGCTGCAGGCTGTTGGTGCAGGCTTCTCACCCAAGGAGAAAGTGTGGCTCAGTGACAAAGCCAGCTATGCTCTGACTGAGGCCATTCCCAAG GCTTACAGATACCTCACCCCATATACCCCCATCTGCATTGCAAAAGCTGTGAAGAACGCAGCGGAAACAGAAGGCATGAGAAGAGCACAC ATTAAAGATGCTGTTGCCCTGTGTGAGCTCTTTAACTGGCTGGAAAAGGAG GTTCCAAAGGGAACAGTGACAGAAATAATtgctgcagacaaagcagaGGAGTTCCGCAG TCAGCAGAAAGACTTTGTTGAATTGAGTTTTGCTACCATATCAAGCACAGGTCCAAATGGAGCCATCATTCACTACAA GCCAGTTCCTGAGACCAACAGAACGCTGTCTGTGAACGAGATCTACCTCCTGGACTCAGGAGCACAATACAA AGATGGTACAACAGATGTGACCAGGACAATGCATTTTGGCACACCATCAGCCTATGAAAAG GAATGCTTCACATATGTCCTGAAGGGACATATAGCTGTGAGTGCAGCCATCTTCCCAAATGGAACCAAAG GTCACCTTCTAGACTCCTTTGCCCGCTCTGCCCTGTGGGACTGTGGCTTGGACTACCTGCATGGGACAGGACATGGAGTTGGCTCTTTCCTAAATGTACATGAGGGTCCTTGTGGCATTAGCTACAAAACCTTTGCAGACGAGCCCTTGGAGGCTGGAATGATTGTCTCTGATG AGCCTGGCTATTACGAAGATGGGTCCTTTGGGATCCGAATAGAAAACGTTGTCCTCGTGATCCCTGCCGAAACCAAG TACAATTTCAAAAACAGAGGGAGCCTGACTTTTGAACCCTTGACCCTGGTTCCAATCCAGATGAAAATGATTGATGTTAATTTGCTGACAGAAAAGGAG tgTAACTGGGTGAACGAGTACCATCAGAAGTGCAGGGAAGTAgttggagcagagctggagaggcaAGGCCGGCACGAAGCTCTTCAGTGGCTGCTCCGGGAGACGGAGCCTCTGGGCAGAGTTCAGTAG
- the XPNPEP1 gene encoding xaa-Pro aminopeptidase 1 isoform X2, producing the protein MSPKITTELLKQLRQVMKNPKYVQEPVQAYIVPSGDAHQSEYIAPCDCRRAFISGFDGSAGTAIVTEQHAAMWTDGRYFLQAAHQMDNNWTLMKMGLKDTPTQEDWLVSVLPEGSKVGVDPFIIPADQWKRMSKVLRSAGHDLVPVKENLIDTIWTDCPQRPCKPLITLDLSYTGVSWRDKIVALRSKMAERKVMWFVVTALDEVAWLFNLRGSDVEYNPVFFAYAVIGMNTIRLFIDGDRMMDPPVREHLQLDSTLEPEFKIQVMPYGSILSELQAVGAGFSPKEKVWLSDKASYALTEAIPKAYRYLTPYTPICIAKAVKNAAETEGMRRAHIKDAVALCELFNWLEKEVPKGTVTEIIAADKAEEFRRPVPETNRTLSVNEIYLLDSGAQYKDGTTDVTRTMHFGTPSAYEKECFTYVLKGHIAVSAAIFPNGTKGHLLDSFARSALWDCGLDYLHGTGHGVGSFLNVHEGPCGISYKTFADEPLEAGMIVSDEPGYYEDGSFGIRIENVVLVIPAETKYNFKNRGSLTFEPLTLVPIQMKMIDVNLLTEKECNWVNEYHQKCREVVGAELERQGRHEALQWLLRETEPLGRVQ; encoded by the exons AGCGAGTACATTGCACCCTGTGATTGCAGAAGGGCATTCATCTCTGGATTTGATGGCTCTGCAG GTACCGCCATAGTCACTGAGCAGCACGCAGCCATGTGGACTGATGGACGCTACTTCCTGCAAGCTGCACATCAAATGGATAACAACTGGACACTCATGAAAATGG GTCTGAAAGATACACCAACTCAGGAGGATTGGCTAGTGAGTGTCCTCCCAGAAGGCTCGAAGGTGGGAGTGGACCCTTTCATTATTCCAGCGG ACCAGTGGAAGAGAATGTCCAAAGTCTTGAGAAGTGCTGGCCACGACCTTGTGCCTGTCAAAGAAAACCTGATTGATACAATCTGGACAGATTGTCCTCAACGCCCCTGCAAGCCTCTCATCACGCTTGACCTGAGTTACACAG GGGTCAGCTGGAGAGACAAAATTGTAGCCCTCCGTTCAAAAATGGCTGAGAGGAAAGTCATGTGGTTTGTGGTAACGGCCTTGGATGAAGTAGCAT GGCTTTTCAACCTTCGAGGCTCTGATGTTGAGTACAATCCAGTGTTTTTCGCATACGCTGTCATAGGAATGAACACAATCAG GCTCTTCATTGATGGTGACCGGATGATGGACCCACCTGTGAGGGAGCACTTACAGCTTGACTCCACCCTGGAGCCTGAGTTCAAAATCCAGGTGATGCCCTACGGATCTATCCTGTCGGAGCTGCAGGCTGTTGGTGCAGGCTTCTCACCCAAGGAGAAAGTGTGGCTCAGTGACAAAGCCAGCTATGCTCTGACTGAGGCCATTCCCAAG GCTTACAGATACCTCACCCCATATACCCCCATCTGCATTGCAAAAGCTGTGAAGAACGCAGCGGAAACAGAAGGCATGAGAAGAGCACAC ATTAAAGATGCTGTTGCCCTGTGTGAGCTCTTTAACTGGCTGGAAAAGGAG GTTCCAAAGGGAACAGTGACAGAAATAATtgctgcagacaaagcagaGGAGTTCCGCAG GCCAGTTCCTGAGACCAACAGAACGCTGTCTGTGAACGAGATCTACCTCCTGGACTCAGGAGCACAATACAA AGATGGTACAACAGATGTGACCAGGACAATGCATTTTGGCACACCATCAGCCTATGAAAAG GAATGCTTCACATATGTCCTGAAGGGACATATAGCTGTGAGTGCAGCCATCTTCCCAAATGGAACCAAAG GTCACCTTCTAGACTCCTTTGCCCGCTCTGCCCTGTGGGACTGTGGCTTGGACTACCTGCATGGGACAGGACATGGAGTTGGCTCTTTCCTAAATGTACATGAGGGTCCTTGTGGCATTAGCTACAAAACCTTTGCAGACGAGCCCTTGGAGGCTGGAATGATTGTCTCTGATG AGCCTGGCTATTACGAAGATGGGTCCTTTGGGATCCGAATAGAAAACGTTGTCCTCGTGATCCCTGCCGAAACCAAG TACAATTTCAAAAACAGAGGGAGCCTGACTTTTGAACCCTTGACCCTGGTTCCAATCCAGATGAAAATGATTGATGTTAATTTGCTGACAGAAAAGGAG tgTAACTGGGTGAACGAGTACCATCAGAAGTGCAGGGAAGTAgttggagcagagctggagaggcaAGGCCGGCACGAAGCTCTTCAGTGGCTGCTCCGGGAGACGGAGCCTCTGGGCAGAGTTCAGTAG